GCCTATGAATTTTACGGCGAGCTGCCCGGGCTCCAGCGCGAGAACCTGAACATTGAGCTGCCGGATCCTCAGACTTTGGTCGTCAGCGGCCACGTCGAACGCAGCTACCCCCGGCTCTCGAacgtcagcagcagcaaggcCATCGAGCCGGCACCCACCCCGACTTCCACAACAACCGAGACCGAGCAGCCCCGTCGCAATTCGTACCAGGCGACGGTCGAGGATGACCCGGAGGACGAGAACAGCTTGTCGTTTGGGCGCAGCACGCCCGTCTCGTCCCCGACATCCCGCAGCTCTTCGCCCTGGACCGAGCTCGCAGAGCCCACGACGTCCGGGAAGCCCGGCCAGGAGGTGGCCACACAATCACGGCCAGAGCAGACCGAGGAGGAGCCGCTCTACTTGCGCCAGGAGCGGTCCGTCGGCCAGTTCTCGCGCACCTTCACCTTTGCCGACCGCGTCGACGAAGACAACGTGACGGCCAGCCTGCGGAACGGCATCCTGAGCATCAGGGTGCCAAAACAAAAGCCGTCCGCTCCGAGGAGGATCGAGATCAGTCTATAAAGGGGGGAAGTTTTAATACAGCCAACATGCATGTCACTGGGCGATCGGGCCGCCGAGAATGGCAGCCCTAAATTTGGAAGGCCGGCCCACCTATGACAGGGACAGTGAAGGCGGGGCCTATGTGCCTGTCAGAGACAGTAGAACTGAACTACAGAGTCCGGCTGGCCCACTGGCTTACGCCGGGGGTGCAGCGCCAGCTGCTTCGGATGGGTCAGGTCCAGGAAGAGGGGAGATCGTGAACTCGGCTGTGTTTTGCAAATGGATGTagatattttttttcttttattTATTCTTTTGGTCGGCCATTTTAGGGGTGATTAGGGTACTTTTGAGATAAATCTACCGCACTTCATTCCAATTCTAATTATCTCTCCTCACCTGGTCTTCTAGATGCTCGTGGCAACACCTCGCTTCGAATCTACCGCCCACTGTAACATCTCCCGAAATAACATAATATCAGAAGCTACACGTTAAACATGGTAGTTATTACATACATCGTTTGCCTTGGTGCATAAAGATTTGTTCACCCTCGGTATCGCATATATCTAAAACCCGGAACGAAATCCGTGCAAACTTCTTAGCTTTGTGCCCTGTAATCCTAGCTCCGTGTTGTAATTATGTTTTCGGCCAGAGACTCGAACAAGTCTTCTGCCGCCAGGCTAGAACTTCCACCACTCCTAGGATCATTGAGGACCACCCTCAAAGTTTATGTTGAGGCTTGGGTGCGTTCTCATTCATTGTCGAGATAAACCTCTTGTGACGATAAATAGATAATGGATTGTGTAGGTACCGTACTTCGTCCGGATGTTAGTTATAATTTTTTCTCATTCGAGACCCCTTCTTGGCGTGCCTACTCAGCCAACCAGATGATAATATTTTATAGAAATAATTAACCACCTCAATGACTTGTGATCTCCCGCTCGTTGACCAAGCCGACGGCGCACTACCAGAAGTGGAGCCGAACTCCCGCAATCCCACCTTGTAGCAATCGTAAGAGATGATTAATTAAGTCGGACCCCCTGGATTCGGAACACCCCACCTTTCGTATACTTGGCATTTCTTGGCTTACATACCTACCTATCTTCTTCAACCTTCTATATAACAGTCTATTCAACccactataatataggaagccTCTGATTCCGTACTTTCTAACCCGCTCTCTTTAGCTATAGAGCCCTCTATACGGCCGGCTTTAACCTGGGCCTGGTAGATCTGTTTAATCGTAGCGAACTACTCGTTCGGATCTATAACTaccctctttctctttaatGGCCGAACTACTTCTAACTATGCCTTTAGAGCTTCGTTTTCCTGATATAGCTAAGCCAATTCGAAGTTCTTCCGGTCGAATGCTTTTTTAACCTTCCTAAATAGGAGCCTACGTATAGAGAGGTATTAAGTCTTAGTAGCTAGGTTAgttagctaactatataagtctaacTTCCTCTATAGCGTACTAAAAACTAGGTTAATAGCTCCTTTCGAAGGCTAGGAGTATTAAACAGATTCTAAAGTCTATATAGAAGCTAGCTATTTATTAgtattaactatattattagaatttTCTAATAGaagtctatttattaagggtttagctatattaactagttataacctagataccCTCTATCTTACTTTGATATTCTAAGATATAATGGCCTCCTTCTAAGCCCTTATGATATATTTGATTATTAATTACTTACTAATTGCTAACGACCTAGTCTAGAaagttatattattaaggagcTTCTAATAAGTATATTTTAGAAGGGAGAAGACTAATGAATCTAATAGTTAGAAGTTATGGGAGGTATATAG
This genomic window from Thermothelomyces thermophilus ATCC 42464 chromosome 1, complete sequence contains:
- a CDS encoding heat shock-like protein (Heat shock-like protein) is translated as MLSFYPSSFCAPAHSHMVPRQSFFDDILNELSSGASAYPYIAAPAPRRPSARRSRPQPSTFNPRFDVRETEDAYEFYGELPGLQRENLNIELPDPQTLVVSGHVERSYPRLSNVSSSKAIEPAPTPTSTTTETEQPRRNSYQATVEDDPEDENSLSFGRSTPVSSPTSRSSSPWTELAEPTTSGKPGQEVATQSRPEQTEEEPLYLRQERSVGQFSRTFTFADRVDEDNVTASLRNGILSIRVPKQKPSAPRRIEISL